One Aquarana catesbeiana isolate 2022-GZ linkage group LG06, ASM4218655v1, whole genome shotgun sequence genomic region harbors:
- the LOC141148450 gene encoding uncharacterized protein, with product MSGQSEFYVDGDYQESALSGSMSTQEELIQVQEMLEIIYKMETADQAGKSLSNESDLKVFVKGLRNHANNLKKGMWTVGWQIRGLTDRFPEVKGIKRCDRLLVELCLILMYLHNEFKYQSTQQRNDILDFLDKFEQSEKDAKIIMDGLHQISKKWEQLIEQRESFLQENESPDENCRVIGSGNLGSCRVIGSGNSGSWQESLIRQLEKLIEQMKFMPQGNTQIRIPERDEFDSTSESDSESDSDSDSESEGWESDDEEESEKESISYPKPSVEQRGVKSEAPHERGSNQFSLGSEKKTDTPNQDTAEIITFVNDAIPVFSDESDSTSESDSESDSEYESWESDDEEESEKESISYPKPSVEQRGVKSEPPHERGSNQFSLGSEKKTDTPNQDTAEIIKFVNDAVPVFSDESDSTSESDSESDSEYESWESDTEEESEKEPISYPKPSVEQRGVKSEPPHERGSNQFSLGSEKKTDTPNQDTAEIIKFVNDAVPVFKEEGSMCVIDHIETYENTLSVLGLDDDQSRINFLPWVFETKHRRFCESLKGLYGASWQEIKHRCHLKFGPYENVTAATAAIPNLRCNSNQSPNENLAVFKNASHVAEKEPDHNHPEFNSTFFEALPNYIKVSLAKDYKGGFIGVVGKRE from the coding sequence ATGTCTGGTCAAAGTGAATTTTATGTTGATGGGGATTATCAAGAGTCAGCCCTTAGTGGTAGTATGAGCACTCAGGAAGAATTGATACAGGTACAGGAAATGTTGGAAATAATTTATAAAATGGAAACGGCGGATCAAGCCGGAAAAAGTTTGTCTAATGAGTCTGATCTAAAAGTATTTGTTAAAGGCCTTAGAAACCACGCCAATAATTTAAAAAAGGGCATGTGGACTGTAGGATGGCAAATCCGTGGACTCACAGACAGATTCCCTGAGGTAAAGGGAATAAAAAGGTGTGATCGCCTTCTTGTGGAATTATGCCTTATCCTGATGTATCTTCATAATGAGTTTAAATATCAAAGTACCCAACAGAGGAATGATATCTTAGATTTTCTAGATAAATTTGAACAATCAGAAAAAGACGCTAAAATAATTATGGACGGACTTCACCAAATAAGTAAAAAGTGGGAACAATTAATAGAGCAGAGGGAGAGCTTTCTGCAGGAAAACGAGTCTCCTGATGAAAATTGCcgagtaataggcagtggaaatttaggaagttgccgagtaataggcagtggaaattCAGGAAGTTGGCAGGAATCCCTAATTAGGCAATTAGAAAAATTAATAGAACAAATGAAGTTTATGCCCCAGGGTAATACTCAGATACGCATCCCTGAAAGGGACGAGTTTGACagtacttcagaatctgactctgaatctgattctgaCTCTGATTCTGAATCTGAAGGTTGGGAGTCAGACGAtgaggaggaatcagaaaaagaatcaatatcctaccccaagccatctgtagagcaaaggGGGGTAAAAAGTGAAGCACCACACGAAAGGGGATCTAACCAgttttctttgggatcagagaaaaagacAGACACCCCTAACCAAGACACAGCAGAAATAATAACATTTGTAAATGATGCTATCCCAGTCTTTAGTGACGAGTCTGACagtacttcagaatctgactctgaatctgattctgaATATGAAAGTTGGGAGTCAGACGAtgaggaggaatcagaaaaagaatcaatatcctaccccaagccatctgtagaacaaaggggggtaaaaagtgaaccaccacatgaaaggggatctaaccagttttctttgggatcagagaaaaagacAGACACCCCTAACCAAGACACAgcagaaataataaaatttgtaaatgatgctgtcccagtctttagtgacgagtctgacagtacttcagaatctgactctgaatctgattctgaATATGAAAGTTGGGAGTCAGACACtgaggaggaatcagaaaaagaaccaatatcctaccccaagccatctgtagagcaaaggggggtaaaaagtgaaccaccacatgaaaggggatctaaccagttttctttgggatcagagaaaaagacAGACACCCCTAACCAAGACACAgcagaaataataaaatttgtaaatgatgctgtcccagtctttaaGGAAGAGGGATCCATGTGCGTTATTGACCACATCGAGACCTATGAAAATACCCTATCAGTTTTAGGCCTAGATGATGACCAGTCTAGGATTAATTTCTTGCCGTGGGTATTTGAAACCAAACACCGTAGATTCTGCGAATCTTTAAAAGGTCTGTATGGTGCTTCATGGCAAGAAATTAAACACCGCTGTCATCTAAAATTTGGCCCATATGAAAATGTTACTGCGGCTACAGCGGCTATACCCAACCTCAGATGTAACAGTAATCAAAGCCCCAACGAAAATCTGGCTGTGTTCAAAAATGCTTCCCACGTAGCAGAAAAGGAGCCAGATCACAACCACCCTGAGTTTAATTCCACATTTTTCGAAGCCCTACCTAACTACATAAAAGTGAGTTTAGCAAAAGATTACAAAGGGGGTTTCATCGGAGTCGTTGGTAAAAGAGAGTAA